The Candidatus Poribacteria bacterium nucleotide sequence TCAGGTTGACATCCACCTCCACCATATCGGCGCCCAATCGGATGGCCTCTTCAATGGCGATCAGGGTGTTCATCGGCGCCTCGCCCGAGTTGCCCCTGTGGCTGATCACTATCGGTCTGTTGAGCATCCTTCACCTCGCTGAGGATGAGATATCCTCAAGATTATACCGTCTCGCCGTCTCACCGGCAACCACCCAGCGTAAGGTTTTGACTCGGCCTTCGAGGTTGTGATATACTTTACCTGCATACATATCCGTCGAGGAGGAGGCGAGGTGAAGGAGAGGCTGAAGATCGTGGCCTTTCTGTGTAACTGGTGCAGTTATGCGGGCGCGGACCTCGCCGGCGTAAGCCGGCTTCAATATCCGACGGAGGTGCGCATCGTCAGGGTTCCCTGTTCGGGCAGGGTCGACCCGATGCTTGTGATCAAGGCGCTTCACGACGGCGCGGATGCCGTGTTGGTATCGGGATGTCATCCCGGGGACTGTCATTACACGAGCGGCAACCTGATAGCCAGACGCAGATTCGCCTTCCTCAAAAGCCTGCTGGATTACGTCGGCATAGAGGAAGGGCGGGTTTTCTTCGCCTGGATCTCCGCCTCAGAGGGGGGGAAATTCGCCGAGATCATCAGGCGGATCTCCGATAGGGTGAGGGAGATAGGGCGTTTTGAGAAGCTGAACGTGAACGCGGAGGCGTCGATCGATGAGAGCTGAGGAGAGAATGCGGGCGAGGTTCAGGGAACTGCTGGACGAGGGGAGGGTGGAGGTCGTCCTGGGATACGCGCGACGTCCCTCGGGCAGGATCGGACCGGAGTTTATCGAGGAGCCCGACGGGGTGGATCGTCTCGTCTGGAATCCGCTCTGTGATGTCAATCTGGCCAGATATCTCCGTGACCTGTGCGATAGGAGGGTGGCCGTCATCCTCAAAGGCTGCGACTCGAGGGCGGTCGTCGAGCTGTTGAAGGCCAATCAGCTCAGGCGCGAGAACCTCTTCATACTGGGGGCGCCGTGTCGCGGGATCATCGACCGCAGGAGGTTTCCCACCCCTCCGGAGGATGCCGAATGGGAGCCGGACGGGATAGCCGTTCATCTCAATGGGACACGGAGGAGGTTTGAGGGTGAGGAGATATCCTTCGAGGCCTGCCGTTCATGCAGATATCCCAATCCCGTCATATACGACGAGCTGATCGAGGAGCCCGTGGAGGTGGATCAGAGCCGGAATCCCTACGATGAGATCGAGGGGATAGAGAGGCTGAGCGGTGAGGAGAGATGGGAGCTCTTCAGGAGGGAGTTCGAGCGGTGTATCAGATGTTACGCCTGCCGAAACGCGTGTCCCCTCTGTTTCTGTGAGGAGTGTTTCGCGGAAAGCCTTCGGCCGAAATGGGTCGGCAGAGGGGTGCAGGTTAAGGAAAACATCACCTTTCATCTGATCAGGATGATGCATCTGGCCGGTCGGTGCGTCGGATGCGGGGCGTGTGAGAGGGCCTGTCCGATGGACATAAGGCTCCACCTCCTGACGCGCAAGATCGAGAGGATCGCCGAGGAGATGTTCGGATATGTGGCGGGGCTGAGCGTCGATGAACCTGACCTGTTGACGACCTTCTCGCAGGATGATCCGGGGGATTTCATCCTTTGACTTAAGCCCTAGACTGCGGAGGAATCGCTTGACATGGTCGGGAAGCGGTGCTATACTAAAGGGCGTCTATGAAGAGTTGAAAGCGAAGGAGGAGGAATTTGCCATGTTCATCCGTAACTGGACCTCTGTCGTCGTGGGCGTAGTTCTGGTCTGCCTGAGCTCCCTCGCCTTCGGTGGTTCCTGGGAGCTTATCTACAAGTCCGATCCGAACTCGGATATCGATCTCTATGCCATTCAATTCGTCAGCCCGAAGGAAGGATGGGCGGTTGGCGGTAAATTCACGGAGGACAAGGGGATAGTCCTCCATACGACCGATGGCGGGAAGACCTGGGAGGCGCAGGAGAACCCGGCGGGACATACGCTTTGGGATCTTTGTTTCCTCAACAACAGCCTCGGATGGGCCGTCGGGGCCGATGGAACTATAATCATGACCAAGGATGGCGGGAAAACGTGGAAGGCGCAGATAAGCAAGGTTCAGAACTGGCTTTATGGTGTGACCTTCCTCACCCCCAAGCTCGGATATGCCGTCGGAATGGGTGAGACGATACTGCGGACACGGGATGGAAGGACCTGGAAGATCCTCAAGGGCGGCAAGCCTCCTTCCGGCGTGGGTGAAGGCGAGGTGATGTTATCCGATGTCTGTTTCGTCAACGAGAAGAAGGGATGGACGGTGGGACAGAACGGCGAGATACTCCACACCGAGGACGGCGGCAGGACGTGGAAACCTCAGACCAGCGGTCTGGAGCAGATGGCGCAGGAGTATAACCTCGTGCTATGGGGCGTTCATTTCATCAACGAGCTGAAAGGATGGGCTGTGGGAGATTACGGTATAATAATCCACACCGAGGACGGCGGTAAAACCTGGAAGCGACAGAAAAGCCCCGTCGAGGAGAATCTAAAGGACGTCTACTTCCTGCCGAACGGCAAAGAGGGCTGGGCGGTCGGAGCGATGGGAACGATCCTACATACCACCGATGGAGGCAAAACCTGGACGAAGGAGGACTGGACGAGCCCGACCAGGAGCAAAAACTACGAGTTCCGTGGCCTCTCCGTTCTCGATCCCAAGCACTGTTGGATCACAGGAGAATGGGGATTCGTCCTCAGATATAAGCCTTGAGGTCAACCACAGCTCTCCCATGCGGGCGGTTTCAACCGCCCTCACGTTAAACGGCGCGGGGTGATTTCCGGGGGAGTCAACTGATGGAATCGGAATGGCACGCCATCGATATATCTCAGCTCGCTCAGGAGCTTAACACCGATCTGACAAAAGGGCTGAAAAACGATGAGGTTCCATCCAGGCTGATCAAGCGCGCCCCTCCTCGCGCGGAGGTCTTCCGGTATACCCCTCCGATTCAGCGATATCTTGTGATCTACCTCGCGATTTTAATCCTTTCCTTCATCGCCCTGATGCTCACGGGTGAAAGGGGCGAGGCGATAGCCCTTCTCTCGTTCGCCGCTCTGGGGTCCCTCATCCTCCTTCTCGCCCGCCGTATCTCCTCCAGGGCAATGGATAAGGTCCCTATTCCCGAAGGCAAGGTCAAGGTTGTCAGGGAAGGCGAGCTCATAGAGGCGAGAGAGACGGCGATCGTGCCCGGGGATCTGATCGTCTTTGAAGCCGGCGATAGGGTCCCCGCCGATGTGAGGATCGTGAAATCCGAGGGGTTAAAGGTCGATCAAAACCGGATCTGGCCCGATAACCCTATCGCCGAGAAGAGAGCGGATGTCTGTCAGCCGGACGTCTCCCCTCCTGAGAGGCACAACATGATCTATAGAGGTTCATTCGTCCTGGAGGGGAAAGGGATGGGGGTGGTGGTGGCGGTGGACGACGAGGTTTCCCTCCCGGGGAGACGGAGGATCGGGCGACATTATGAGGAGACCGAGCCGCAGTTGATCGCCAATGATATATCCGTCAGGGCGCTCCTAGCATCGCTGATATTCGGATTGATAACCTTCGTCACCCTATGGGCGTTTAGGAGGAATTTCGCCTATAGCTTGAGCTTCGGCTCGGGCTTTATCGTCGCCTCCTTCCCGTGGACGCTCTCACTGCTGACATCGGGCATGATCCTGCGTTCCTTCGGGATGATAAATCAGCGATATGCGCTGATGAAGCGTCTGATCGGAATGGATGATATCGACGATCTATCGATCCTATGTGTGGAAAGGGAGTGGGGGATAACCGAGGACAGATATCTGGTGGATATGGTCTTCCTGGATGGCAGGCTAATGACGAGGGAGGAGATGAGGGAGATCATATCCTTGGGAGATGCGAAAAAGGAGAACGACCAGGGGGGAGAGGAAGGCGAGGAGGAGAAGGGTGATGAGGAGGATGAGAAGGAGCTCGCGGATGATCTGAAACTGCTCGCTACGACGGCCTATTTCTCGTTGAATTCCCGTTGGAACGAGGGCAGAGCACTACGGCTGTTGGACGAATACTCGTTCGATGAGGAGCTGGAGGGATTTTGCAGGGAGCTTGATCTCCCGTTGACGGAGTATCTGGCCACGCTGGAAAAGATATCGGAGCGGAATGGCGAGGACGGTTCCTTTCGGGCGGTTGTCATGCGAGATCCCGGTGGAACCTGTTTCACCTTCATGGCCGGATACGTCGGGGAGATGCTCAGCAAATGCTCCCACATCCTCGTGTTCGGTTCACAGGGTGGGATGGACGGCGAGAGAAAAGAGGCGCTCAGAAATGTGGCGGCGCATATGGAGAGGGAGGGGCTGAAGGTCATCGCCCTGGCATACGGTCAGCCCGAGGAGGTGGAGGAGGGGGAGTATAACCCCGAGAAGGCCGAATTCGGCCTCACGCTGGTCGGTCTGTTGGGGTTGAAGAATCCGGTAAGGGATGGGATCGCGGGCGCGATCTCATCCTGCAGGGAGTCGGGAATGAGGGTGGTAATAATGAGCGATGATGATCCGGAGTTCGCGTGTGACCTCGCGAGAGATATAGGTCTGATCGACTCAAGAACCTCCATGCTGGCGGATGAGGAGATAGGGGAGATGACCGATCAGCAGTTGGAGGAGCAGATAGATCGCGTTTCGTTATACCTCTCCCTTTCGCCGCGGAACAAGGAGAAGGTGATAAGGGTTTCGCAGTCCAAGAAACATAAAGTGGGATTTATGAGTATCAGACATGAGGATTGGTCGCCTTTCAAGGCCTCGGACGTGAAGATCACATCCTTACATCGTGGGAGCGATCTGCTGGTGGAGGAATCGGATATCGCCTTAAGTCAGGGGGGGCTGGATGGGTTTGCAAAGGCGTTCAACCTCGTCAGATCGACCTTCCTCTCGGTTTACAACGCCATCAAGTGGCTTCTCTCATCACACCTCGGTCAGGGGTTGACCCTTCTGATCTCATTTCTGCTCTTGACCTTTTGGGCGGATGGTTTCCCACTGCCGATGAGACTGAGACAGATACTGTGGCTCAATTTTTGGGCCGTGATGCTTCCCTCGATCGGCCTGATGGCCGAGGTCGGGCTATCCTCCGACCGGTGTGTGTCCTCGATCAGGAAGGTGAGGATCAACGAGGGATATAAGGTTGACATCTTGCTTCGCGGGGTTGTATTGGCGCTCATGGCTCTGTTAGGCGGGGTTTTGACGCTTGAATTCTCGAGATATGACGAATCCCTAGAGCTCAGGTTTCGCACGACCGTAGTGACGATCCTGCTTTTGGCCCAGCTTCTCTTCATCTTTCAGTGTCATCGCGGTCGAAGGGAGGGGCTGCTCGAAAGGATTGTGGCCAACAGGCCTTTGCTCGCCCTTGTGCTTTTAGCCATGGCGGCGCATATCACCTCCATATATCTCACCCCCCTGGCAAATCTTCTCGGATTTTCGCCGATAGGCGTGGAGTGGGCGTGGATCGGCGTCCTGTGCCTCATACCTCTTTTGCCTTTAAACGCCTGATGAGGTGAGAAGATGAAGAGAGAGATATGTTTGTTTCTATTTCTCATCATATCGTCTCCCGCGTTCTGCGAAGTTCTGTATATATCGCCGGACGAGATCCAGCTTCCTTCCATAGGTGAGCTCGTCACGGTCGAGATCAAGGTGAAGGATGTCCAGAACCTCTTCGGCATCCAGCTCGACGTGCGGTATGATCCGAAGGTATTGAGTTTCGTCTCCGCCGAGGAGGGTGATTTTCTATCCTCCGATGGTGCCCCGACCTTTTTCAACCCTCCGGCCGATGATGGGATGGGGACGGCTTCAGGGCTGGCCGTCTCCAGGCTTGGAAACGTATCAGGCCTTTCCGGTGAGGGAACGATAGCCAAAGTGACGTTTAAGGTCAAATCCCATCTCCGATCCTCGATCGAGCTGGCCAATGTGCTGGCCTCCGATCCGAACGCTAACGAGATCTCCATGATCGTCCAAAACGCCACCCTGATCCCTCCCGCGGCCAATCAACCTCCTCAACCCTCGTTTCAGATATCGGGTGATCTCAAGGCGAACCGGTCCATCACCTTTGACGCCTCAGCCTCGACCGATCCTGACGGTCAAATCGTCTCATACGAATGGGATTTCGGCGACGGGGAAAAGGGTGATGGGGTGGTGGTTCAACATGTATATTCCAAGGGCGGAACCTATACAGTTCTTTTGACCGTAACGGATGATAAGGGCGCCTCATCCCCTTTGTCCAGGACGATCGAGATCGAAAAGGTCGAGGTACAGAACCTTCCTCCCATACCGGTCATGGTTATAGCGGGCAACCAGGTTGTTGGGGAGTCGATTAATTTCGACGCCTCGAGCTCCTCGGATCCCGACGGGCAGATCGTCTTATACGAATGGGATTTCGGCGACGGCGGTAGCTCGGATAAGAAGGTCATAAGCCATATCTATACATCGGAGGGCACCTATACGGTTAAGCTTACCGTCACGGATGACAAAGGGAGCTCGGTCACGGCGCGTAAAGATCTCGTCATATCCGGCAAACCGAAGCGGCCTCCAACCGCTTCCTTCAAGATCGAGGGGAGCCTTGTGGCTGGCGAGGAGATCGTCTTCGACGCCTCGAGCTCTTCGGATCCCGACGGGCAGATCGTCTTATACGAATGGGATTTCGGCGACGGCGTTACCTTATCGGGCCAGCGCGTGGTTCATTCCTACCTCTCGCCGGGGCAATACCTGGTTAAGCTCGTCGTCAAGGATGATGCGGGCCTTTCGGCACAGACCGTTCGGGAGATCCGAATCTCGGCCAAGTTGGAGCCGGCGATAAGGGAACACAAGGCACACAGCCCCTCCCTTATGATGAACTTCAAGGTGGTTAAATCCGGCGAGCACGCCCACTGTTTCGTGGACATATGGGAGGGTGAATACGAGATAAAAAGCGGCCAGTTCCTGGAGTATCAGATAATCTTCCTGTCGGGGGGAGCGGCTTATAACGGCGGGGTTGATCTCCTGACATCGGATGGGATCACCCTGGGAATGGTCCGTTCGGGCGATAAGACGGCGAAGGATCAGTATGGATTGGAGGCCGATGTCTCGACGGATCTAAGTCAGCCTGTGGAAAATCTCAAGCATGCGGCGCTTAACAGGTGGTATCATAGGAAGATATCGCTCGATCTGCTTGCGGGCGAGACATTGAAGAGGGTTATGCTCGGCTCGATCATAGATAACCCCTCGTCGGGGAAGGTCTCCTTCTTCGTCGATAACATCCAGATAACGGACGGCGAGCACAGGCTGCTTGACATCTACATAGATCAGCCCAAGGTGCCCATAAACGGGGGGACAGACGTGGCCAGGACAAGCGATTATCTGGAACCGGTCAACGTCGTCGATCAATCCGTTGTGGTGAGCGGTCTTCCAAAGGCGGTTCATCCGTTGTGGAAGCTTCCCACCACCTGGGCTGAGATGAAACTGAGGGGAATGCGTTGAAGGTGAAGATATGCGGGACGACCAACCTGGAGGATGCCCTTATGGCGCAAAGCGCCGGGGCTGATTTCATCGGGATATTGGTCGATGTTCCCTTTTCGGAGAGGTCCCTATCTCTGGAAGAGGCGGTGCATATCGCGGCAGGGCTTCATACACCCGTCGTCGCCGTTCTCTATGGGATGCCGATCTATCGGATCATCGATCTCGATCGTAAACTTCGGCCACATGCCGTCCAGCTGATGGATGATTCTCCACCTGGGAGGATACGTGTTCTGGCGGGACTGATAAGGGCAGAGATATGGAAAACCCTCTTCCTGCCGCCCATCGTAACGGCGGACTGCGGACGGCCGACAGCGGACGTTATTCATGAGGCAGTTGAAAGAATGACGGGGGTTATGCTAAGATATATAAAGGTGGGGGTTAGGGCCTTCCTGATCGACACATCCACTTCCACGAGGCGCGGGGGGACGGGTAAACGGCATGATTGGAGGATCACCGCCGAGCTGATAAAAAGGGTGGAAGCACCTATCTTCCTATCAGGTGGTATAACGCCTGAAAACGTGTCAGAGGCCGTTCGCCTTGTCGATCCCTATGGGATAGATCTCTGTAGCGGGGTCGAGATCAGACCGGGCAAGCGTGATCCGGTAAAGCTGAAAAAGCTGTTGAACGTGATAGATCGATTGACAACAGGCCCCTCCTAAATTTATAATAAGAGATAGAAACCGGTTTCTTATCGAAGATCCCTTTGAACTCGAAGACCTGAGAAGGAGGAAGGTGGAAGATGGGGAGGCTTGTTGTGGCTTTGGCCCTGGTATTCAGCGGCGCAATTCTATCCTGGGCGGCTATACCGGTTCCAGAGCTTATAATCTACTACGACTACGAGGATTTCCAGAACGGGTTCGTCATCGACAAATCTGGACATGGCCATGACGGCAAGATCGTCGGCAACATCACGCAGGTTCCGGGCAAGCGGGGAATGGGAGCGCAATTCGAGAGGGGCAGCTATTTGGATCTGGATGGAGCTAACTTCCCCGCCGATGACATACCCGAGGACGAGATGTCGGTCTGTGCATGGGTGAAATGTCAGAAGACGGGAGATCACCACGCCATTTTCAACGTCCGAGGCGGCGATGGGACATGGATAGTTCATCCGGAGCTGCGCAGCAACGGCCAGTTCAGATGGCTGTTGAGGACGAAGGGAGGATCAACCATATTCGACATCAGAGCGGGGACGGTGGAATGGGACACCTGGCTCCATTATGCGGGGGTATACAGTTCCATCCAGGGTTATGCGGCCCTCTATATAAACGGCAAGGAGGTCGCAAAGCAGAACACCTCCAAGCTTAAGCTGATGAAGGATTGGACCCAGGGAGCCCGTGTGGGATATAACATAGACAACGCCAGACCTTTCACGGGCATAATGGATGATCTCTGCATCTGGGCTAAAGCGCTGACGCCCGACGAGATAAAGAACTTGATGGAGAACGGGCCTCTGCCCAAAGCCGTCTCAGCTCAGGATAAATTAGCGACAGTCTGGGGAGATCTGAAGAGGTTTTAAGGTGTAACGCGGGCGGTCCAACCGCCCGAATCTTAACCTAAGAGGAGGGTAAAGATGAAGCGATTAGGGATGCTGGCGCTTATCTGGGCCTTCGCCCTCGGGATGGCCGTTTGGAGTCTGGCCGCCCCGGAGATAGTGATCTACTACAGCTACGATAAGATCGTCGGCGATACGGTGGTCGACGAATCGGGCAACGGCCATGACGGCAAGATCGTCGGCAACATCACGCAGGTTGACGGCAAAAGGGGGAAGGCGGCCAAGTTCGAGAAGGGAAGCTATATCGACCTGGACGGGGCCAATTTCCCCAAAGAGGATATCCCAACCTCCGCCTTCACGATCGCCGCATGGGTGAACTGCGAGAACACCGGCGATAGCCACGCCATATTTAACGCGAGGGCGTCTGAC carries:
- a CDS encoding LamG domain-containing protein, encoding MGRLVVALALVFSGAILSWAAIPVPELIIYYDYEDFQNGFVIDKSGHGHDGKIVGNITQVPGKRGMGAQFERGSYLDLDGANFPADDIPEDEMSVCAWVKCQKTGDHHAIFNVRGGDGTWIVHPELRSNGQFRWLLRTKGGSTIFDIRAGTVEWDTWLHYAGVYSSIQGYAALYINGKEVAKQNTSKLKLMKDWTQGARVGYNIDNARPFTGIMDDLCIWAKALTPDEIKNLMENGPLPKAVSAQDKLATVWGDLKRF
- a CDS encoding cation-transporting P-type ATPase encodes the protein MESEWHAIDISQLAQELNTDLTKGLKNDEVPSRLIKRAPPRAEVFRYTPPIQRYLVIYLAILILSFIALMLTGERGEAIALLSFAALGSLILLLARRISSRAMDKVPIPEGKVKVVREGELIEARETAIVPGDLIVFEAGDRVPADVRIVKSEGLKVDQNRIWPDNPIAEKRADVCQPDVSPPERHNMIYRGSFVLEGKGMGVVVAVDDEVSLPGRRRIGRHYEETEPQLIANDISVRALLASLIFGLITFVTLWAFRRNFAYSLSFGSGFIVASFPWTLSLLTSGMILRSFGMINQRYALMKRLIGMDDIDDLSILCVEREWGITEDRYLVDMVFLDGRLMTREEMREIISLGDAKKENDQGGEEGEEEKGDEEDEKELADDLKLLATTAYFSLNSRWNEGRALRLLDEYSFDEELEGFCRELDLPLTEYLATLEKISERNGEDGSFRAVVMRDPGGTCFTFMAGYVGEMLSKCSHILVFGSQGGMDGERKEALRNVAAHMEREGLKVIALAYGQPEEVEEGEYNPEKAEFGLTLVGLLGLKNPVRDGIAGAISSCRESGMRVVIMSDDDPEFACDLARDIGLIDSRTSMLADEEIGEMTDQQLEEQIDRVSLYLSLSPRNKEKVIRVSQSKKHKVGFMSIRHEDWSPFKASDVKITSLHRGSDLLVEESDIALSQGGLDGFAKAFNLVRSTFLSVYNAIKWLLSSHLGQGLTLLISFLLLTFWADGFPLPMRLRQILWLNFWAVMLPSIGLMAEVGLSSDRCVSSIRKVRINEGYKVDILLRGVVLALMALLGGVLTLEFSRYDESLELRFRTTVVTILLLAQLLFIFQCHRGRREGLLERIVANRPLLALVLLAMAAHITSIYLTPLANLLGFSPIGVEWAWIGVLCLIPLLPLNA
- a CDS encoding phosphoribosylanthranilate isomerase, yielding MKVKICGTTNLEDALMAQSAGADFIGILVDVPFSERSLSLEEAVHIAAGLHTPVVAVLYGMPIYRIIDLDRKLRPHAVQLMDDSPPGRIRVLAGLIRAEIWKTLFLPPIVTADCGRPTADVIHEAVERMTGVMLRYIKVGVRAFLIDTSTSTRRGGTGKRHDWRITAELIKRVEAPIFLSGGITPENVSEAVRLVDPYGIDLCSGVEIRPGKRDPVKLKKLLNVIDRLTTGPS
- a CDS encoding PKD domain-containing protein: MKREICLFLFLIISSPAFCEVLYISPDEIQLPSIGELVTVEIKVKDVQNLFGIQLDVRYDPKVLSFVSAEEGDFLSSDGAPTFFNPPADDGMGTASGLAVSRLGNVSGLSGEGTIAKVTFKVKSHLRSSIELANVLASDPNANEISMIVQNATLIPPAANQPPQPSFQISGDLKANRSITFDASASTDPDGQIVSYEWDFGDGEKGDGVVVQHVYSKGGTYTVLLTVTDDKGASSPLSRTIEIEKVEVQNLPPIPVMVIAGNQVVGESINFDASSSSDPDGQIVLYEWDFGDGGSSDKKVISHIYTSEGTYTVKLTVTDDKGSSVTARKDLVISGKPKRPPTASFKIEGSLVAGEEIVFDASSSSDPDGQIVLYEWDFGDGVTLSGQRVVHSYLSPGQYLVKLVVKDDAGLSAQTVREIRISAKLEPAIREHKAHSPSLMMNFKVVKSGEHAHCFVDIWEGEYEIKSGQFLEYQIIFLSGGAAYNGGVDLLTSDGITLGMVRSGDKTAKDQYGLEADVSTDLSQPVENLKHAALNRWYHRKISLDLLAGETLKRVMLGSIIDNPSSGKVSFFVDNIQITDGEHRLLDIYIDQPKVPINGGTDVARTSDYLEPVNVVDQSVVVSGLPKAVHPLWKLPTTWAEMKLRGMR
- a CDS encoding 4Fe-4S dicluster domain-containing protein, with the translated sequence MRAEERMRARFRELLDEGRVEVVLGYARRPSGRIGPEFIEEPDGVDRLVWNPLCDVNLARYLRDLCDRRVAVILKGCDSRAVVELLKANQLRRENLFILGAPCRGIIDRRRFPTPPEDAEWEPDGIAVHLNGTRRRFEGEEISFEACRSCRYPNPVIYDELIEEPVEVDQSRNPYDEIEGIERLSGEERWELFRREFERCIRCYACRNACPLCFCEECFAESLRPKWVGRGVQVKENITFHLIRMMHLAGRCVGCGACERACPMDIRLHLLTRKIERIAEEMFGYVAGLSVDEPDLLTTFSQDDPGDFIL
- a CDS encoding hydrogenase iron-sulfur subunit, producing MKERLKIVAFLCNWCSYAGADLAGVSRLQYPTEVRIVRVPCSGRVDPMLVIKALHDGADAVLVSGCHPGDCHYTSGNLIARRRFAFLKSLLDYVGIEEGRVFFAWISASEGGKFAEIIRRISDRVREIGRFEKLNVNAEASIDES